A window of the Nocardia sp. NBC_01329 genome harbors these coding sequences:
- a CDS encoding aldehyde dehydrogenase family protein, with protein sequence MGARLSRRETIRCCKILHRWSTTGAVIAGRAAAHITRVALELGGKNPHIIFTSHHVAPGVGDDHGIAGSGLCSGGPAPRGIRRSPLCSRNRSRVKR encoded by the coding sequence GTGGGTGCGCGCTTATCGCGCCGTGAAACTATTCGCTGTTGCAAGATCCTTCACCGGTGGTCGACCACCGGTGCTGTGATCGCCGGCCGGGCTGCCGCCCATATCACCCGGGTGGCCCTCGAACTGGGCGGTAAGAACCCCCATATCATCTTCACCTCCCACCACGTCGCCCCCGGGGTCGGCGACGACCACGGTATCGCCGGGTCGGGCCTGTGCTCCGGGGGCCCGGCACCACGAGGTATCCGGCGGTCCCCGCTCTGTTCGAGGAATCGTTCTAGGGTGAAGCGGTGA
- a CDS encoding TauD/TfdA dioxygenase family protein, producing MSVDTLDTATTVQVTKLGTHIGARIDGVRLGGDLGPAAVAAIRAALAEHKVIFFRGQHHLTEDGQYEFAELLGSPTNPHPTVRSAGRKSLAIDSRLGRSNSWHTDVTFVDRVPKASILRAVVLPSYGGSTTWASTVAAYNSLPEPLERLAESLRARHTNLYDYAAGAEDNPDEGATAYRREFESTYFETEHPVVEVHPETGERALLLGGFVKQFVGLSSSESQALFRLFQDRVTRLENTTRWNWELGDVAIWDNRATQHYAIDDYDGSEHRRLTRITLAGDIPVGVDGEQSTVISGDAEYYSAVDRSARAA from the coding sequence ATGTCTGTCGACACCCTTGACACCGCCACCACCGTGCAGGTGACCAAGCTCGGTACCCATATCGGTGCGCGGATCGACGGGGTCCGGCTGGGCGGGGATCTCGGCCCGGCGGCCGTCGCCGCGATCCGCGCGGCGCTCGCCGAACACAAGGTGATCTTCTTCCGCGGTCAGCACCACCTCACCGAGGACGGACAATACGAGTTCGCGGAACTGCTCGGCAGCCCGACCAACCCTCATCCCACCGTCCGATCGGCGGGACGGAAGAGTCTGGCGATCGATTCGCGGCTCGGCCGGTCCAACAGCTGGCACACCGATGTCACCTTCGTGGATCGGGTTCCGAAGGCATCCATCCTGCGCGCGGTCGTCCTGCCCAGCTACGGCGGTTCGACCACGTGGGCCTCGACGGTCGCCGCGTACAACTCGCTCCCCGAACCGCTCGAGCGGCTGGCCGAGAGCCTGCGGGCGCGCCATACCAACCTCTACGACTACGCCGCCGGCGCCGAGGACAACCCCGACGAGGGCGCGACCGCCTACCGGCGCGAATTCGAATCGACCTATTTCGAAACCGAACACCCGGTGGTGGAGGTTCACCCGGAGACCGGGGAACGGGCACTGCTGCTCGGCGGCTTCGTGAAGCAGTTCGTGGGGCTGTCCAGTAGCGAATCGCAGGCGCTGTTCCGGCTTTTCCAGGACCGTGTCACCCGGCTGGAGAACACCACGCGCTGGAACTGGGAGCTGGGCGATGTCGCGATCTGGGACAACCGCGCCACCCAGCACTACGCGATCGACGACTACGACGGTAGTGAGCATCGCCGACTGACCCGTATCACCCTGGCCGGTGATATCCCGGTGGGGGTCGACGGTGAACAGAGCACCGTGATCTCCGGTGATGCCGAATACTATTCGGCCGTTGACCGGTCGGCCCGCGCGGCATAG
- a CDS encoding ABC transporter permease: MIARWTGAERSPADEGNPVNLWSYIRGRGELLTFLTYQHASLAFQTVLVGTVAAVLIAVAVYRMPLLSALSLTSSRVALTIPSLALLALLLVPFGLGVVPSFIMLAFFAAMPVIGNAIVGLRSVPASVVESARGIGFSRMRILLTVELPIAWPVILTGIRVSTQMIVGVAAIVAYVLGPGLGSLIFNGLSRLGGANALEMALTGTVLIVVIALVFDALLVLLGRLTIAKGLS, from the coding sequence ATGATCGCGCGTTGGACGGGCGCCGAACGATCTCCGGCCGACGAGGGGAATCCCGTGAATCTGTGGAGCTATATCCGAGGGCGGGGGGAGCTGCTCACGTTCCTCACCTATCAGCATGCTTCCCTGGCATTCCAGACGGTTCTGGTCGGCACGGTCGCCGCTGTGCTCATCGCTGTCGCTGTCTATCGGATGCCGTTGCTGTCCGCCCTGTCGCTGACCTCCAGCCGGGTCGCGCTCACCATTCCCTCATTGGCGCTGCTGGCACTGCTGCTGGTGCCGTTCGGACTCGGTGTCGTGCCGTCGTTCATCATGCTGGCGTTCTTCGCGGCCATGCCGGTGATCGGCAATGCCATCGTCGGATTACGTTCGGTGCCGGCTTCGGTCGTCGAATCCGCCCGGGGGATCGGCTTTTCCCGGATGCGCATTCTGCTGACCGTGGAACTGCCCATCGCCTGGCCGGTGATCCTCACCGGAATCAGAGTGTCCACCCAGATGATCGTCGGTGTCGCAGCCATCGTCGCCTATGTCCTCGGCCCGGGTCTCGGCTCACTGATCTTCAACGGACTGTCCCGGCTCGGCGGCGCGAACGCCCTCGAGATGGCGCTCACCGGAACCGTTCTCATCGTCGTCATCGCGTTGGTCTTCGACGCGCTACTCGTCCTGCTCGGACGTCTCACCATCGCAAAGGGACTGTCATGA
- a CDS encoding ATP-binding cassette domain-containing protein produces MTDAVTSRDTATTVSERTVTGASITLDSVVKRFKGQQKPAVERLDLEIPAGEIVAFVGPSGCGKTTTLKMINRLIEPTEGRIFIDGRDVTREDPDKLRQSIGYVIQSGGLFPHWSVAKNVGAIPRVLGWDKKRIAERTEYLLDLVGLDPTIFADRLPKDMSGGQQQRVGVARALAADPPVLLMDEPFGAVDPITRARLQDSLIAIQHELGKTIVIVTHDFEEATKLGDKVLILSEGGHMEQYAAPEDILTDPATPFVEEFVGSGAKLAYLTVSRVRDVTSDKVVTARIGESAPAVIERAKSAGHSWVVVVDSAGRPRSWPTLTELATKPEVSDFLDRRLPVVARSSTLNDALDAMLATSQGAALVTDGRGAVVGSLSIDSVTEVIRDKLADARSDEEDPSYVTYVDGTDPAPTPVVAADDEPGSAGQA; encoded by the coding sequence GTGACCGACGCTGTGACCAGTCGCGACACGGCGACAACAGTATCCGAGCGCACGGTCACCGGCGCGTCGATCACGCTGGACTCGGTCGTCAAACGGTTCAAGGGCCAGCAGAAACCGGCCGTGGAACGTCTCGACCTGGAGATCCCCGCCGGCGAGATCGTCGCGTTCGTGGGCCCGTCCGGCTGCGGGAAGACCACCACGCTCAAGATGATCAACCGGTTGATCGAACCCACCGAGGGCCGCATCTTCATCGACGGCCGTGATGTCACCAGAGAGGACCCCGACAAACTACGGCAGTCGATCGGTTATGTCATTCAGTCCGGTGGGCTGTTCCCGCACTGGTCGGTCGCCAAGAATGTCGGCGCCATCCCGCGGGTGCTCGGCTGGGACAAGAAACGGATCGCCGAGCGGACCGAATACCTGCTCGATCTGGTCGGCCTCGACCCCACGATCTTCGCCGACCGGTTGCCCAAGGATATGTCGGGTGGGCAGCAGCAGCGGGTCGGCGTGGCCCGCGCCCTCGCCGCCGACCCGCCGGTCCTGCTCATGGACGAGCCATTCGGCGCGGTCGACCCCATCACCCGGGCCCGTCTGCAGGACAGCCTGATCGCGATCCAGCACGAACTCGGTAAGACGATCGTGATCGTCACCCACGATTTCGAGGAGGCCACCAAACTCGGTGACAAGGTGCTGATCCTCTCCGAGGGCGGGCATATGGAGCAGTACGCCGCCCCGGAGGACATCCTCACCGATCCGGCCACTCCGTTCGTGGAGGAATTCGTCGGATCCGGTGCGAAACTCGCGTATCTGACTGTCTCGCGAGTCCGGGATGTCACCTCTGACAAGGTGGTCACGGCCCGGATCGGTGAATCCGCGCCGGCAGTGATCGAACGCGCGAAGTCCGCCGGGCACAGCTGGGTCGTCGTCGTCGACAGTGCCGGGCGGCCGCGGTCGTGGCCGACGCTGACCGAGCTCGCGACCAAACCCGAGGTCTCCGATTTCCTCGATCGGCGGCTGCCCGTCGTCGCCCGGTCCTCGACCCTCAACGACGCGCTCGACGCCATGCTCGCGACCAGTCAGGGCGCCGCGTTGGTCACCGACGGACGCGGTGCGGTGGTCGGCTCACTGAGCATCGATTCGGTCACCGAGGTGATCCGCGACAAACTCGCCGACGCGCGCTCCGACGAAGAAGACCCGTCCTATGTGACCTACGTCGACGGCACGGACCCGGCACCCACTCCGGTGGTCGCCGCCGACGACGAACCCGGATCGGCCGGGCAGGCATGA
- a CDS encoding ABC transporter permease, producing the protein MNRLRRLPIDVWFEPLIIAVIGIGYLLWYRSSTFTETESASLGWANLQNTILEHIELTVVATVIVVVIAIPLGIALTRPALKRFEPVAVNIANIGQAAPAVGLLVLFTFWLGTGFRTAIVGLVVYAILPILQNTIVGLRQVDQRTIEASRGIGYSGTRTLFQVELPLAVPVILNGVRTALVILVGTATLSTFIGATSLGTLITTGVTLFLPKLLISGAILVGLLALTIDWLGRLVELAATPRGVS; encoded by the coding sequence ATGAACCGGCTGCGCCGCCTGCCCATCGACGTATGGTTCGAGCCGCTCATCATCGCCGTCATCGGTATCGGATACCTGCTGTGGTACCGGTCTTCGACGTTCACCGAGACCGAAAGCGCTTCGCTGGGCTGGGCGAACTTGCAGAACACCATCCTCGAACACATCGAACTGACCGTGGTCGCCACGGTGATCGTGGTCGTGATCGCGATTCCACTGGGCATCGCGTTGACCCGGCCCGCACTGAAACGGTTCGAACCCGTCGCGGTCAATATCGCCAATATCGGCCAGGCCGCGCCCGCGGTCGGCCTGCTGGTCCTTTTCACGTTCTGGCTGGGCACCGGATTCCGGACCGCGATAGTCGGTCTCGTCGTCTACGCGATCCTGCCGATCCTGCAGAACACGATCGTCGGCCTGCGGCAGGTGGATCAGCGCACCATCGAGGCCTCGCGTGGAATCGGCTATTCGGGCACTCGCACGCTGTTCCAGGTGGAATTGCCGCTGGCAGTGCCGGTGATCCTCAACGGTGTACGGACCGCCCTGGTCATTCTGGTCGGCACCGCGACGCTGAGTACGTTCATCGGCGCCACCAGCCTCGGCACGCTGATCACCACCGGCGTCACCCTGTTCCTGCCCAAACTGCTCATCTCCGGTGCGATTCTGGTCGGGCTGCTGGCGTTGACGATCGACTGGCTGGGCCGACTCGTCGAACTGGCCGCAACCCCTCGAGGTGTGTCATGA
- a CDS encoding glycine betaine ABC transporter substrate-binding protein: MSSAPARLVTTVSVLLAAVSLLAGCGLVSSSGTFHEARLPDGQRPLDGAELVVTSKSFTEGVLLGKITATYLAAAGAEVTDLTGAPGSASSRQAQLNGDADILWEYTGTGWVNYHNQTETISDPQELWQRVHDIEKRDYDLEWMPPANFNDTYAFGASTPAAERLGVKSLSDVAALPVGDRTFCVDDEFFSRSDGFIPMLQKYGIPYNDPNGVPAANVTRMDAGVVYTATAKSQPCNFGMVYTTDGRVKNLNLVVLDDDRKFFLPYSGTAVVRGEIADRYPELAPLLGTISELLTDDLMQELNGRVDIDGEDPSDVAYDWLKSENLVD; encoded by the coding sequence ATGAGTTCGGCACCGGCGCGACTGGTCACTACGGTCTCGGTTCTCCTCGCGGCGGTCTCGCTGCTCGCCGGCTGCGGGCTGGTGAGCTCATCGGGCACCTTCCACGAGGCGCGGCTACCGGACGGGCAGCGTCCCCTGGACGGTGCGGAGCTCGTCGTGACCTCGAAGAGCTTCACCGAGGGCGTCCTGCTGGGCAAGATCACCGCGACCTACCTGGCGGCGGCCGGCGCCGAGGTCACCGACCTCACCGGGGCACCGGGTTCGGCCTCCTCACGACAGGCCCAGCTGAACGGCGACGCCGATATCCTCTGGGAGTACACCGGCACGGGCTGGGTGAACTACCACAACCAGACCGAGACGATCTCTGATCCCCAGGAACTCTGGCAGCGCGTCCACGACATCGAAAAACGCGATTACGACCTGGAATGGATGCCCCCGGCCAACTTCAACGACACCTACGCGTTCGGCGCGTCCACCCCGGCCGCCGAACGGCTCGGCGTGAAATCGCTGTCGGATGTCGCGGCGCTGCCCGTAGGCGACCGCACCTTCTGCGTGGACGACGAATTCTTCAGCCGCTCGGACGGTTTCATCCCGATGCTGCAGAAGTACGGTATCCCCTACAACGACCCCAACGGCGTCCCGGCGGCCAACGTGACCCGGATGGATGCCGGGGTCGTCTACACGGCGACCGCCAAGAGCCAGCCCTGCAATTTCGGCATGGTCTACACCACCGACGGCCGGGTGAAGAATCTGAACCTCGTCGTGCTCGACGACGATCGGAAATTCTTTCTGCCCTACAGCGGTACGGCGGTCGTGCGCGGTGAGATCGCCGACCGCTACCCGGAACTGGCTCCGTTGCTCGGGACGATCTCCGAACTGCTGACCGACGATCTGATGCAGGAACTCAACGGACGCGTCGATATCGACGGTGAGGACCCCTCCGATGTCGCCTACGACTGGCTGAAGAGCGAGAATCTGGTCGACTAG
- a CDS encoding FAD-dependent oxidoreductase: MITILGSGIAGTALAGALSRSGRPVTVYEQRDGGGGGAFLILDGRGHRSLVSLGVPEQDLHAASYPLSELRYTPDDGVTRRRPSEGHRFWLRSDLIAVLKRFALDAGAAISYGSPIAEVAVDASSGHTTLRIGSRTVTARDLVIGADGIDSVARAGTEPGRTPEYAGDVVIYGMTAKPVECPTDPFVLHFHAESAAGTRPATTFGHIWRPGADAALWFLRIEREPLPLAETGVVPAGRWAAEVAEAAPTSVRELTELLVAATAQVHVSNARNVALTAAAAPVTPVILVGDADHAITPAAGVGAREGIEDIEAVYHAIVTGGSPAEAMIARRRVISEERERVARRMRA, encoded by the coding sequence ATGATCACCATCCTGGGAAGCGGTATCGCCGGTACCGCTCTGGCCGGCGCCCTGTCGAGGTCCGGGCGGCCGGTCACGGTCTATGAGCAGCGCGACGGCGGGGGCGGCGGGGCTTTCCTGATCCTGGACGGCCGCGGCCATCGCAGCCTCGTCTCCCTCGGTGTGCCGGAGCAGGATCTGCACGCCGCCTCGTATCCACTGAGCGAACTGCGGTACACCCCCGACGACGGGGTGACGCGGCGGCGGCCGAGCGAGGGGCATCGGTTCTGGCTGCGCAGCGATCTGATCGCGGTGCTGAAACGGTTCGCACTGGACGCGGGCGCCGCGATCAGCTACGGCAGCCCGATCGCCGAAGTGGCGGTCGACGCGTCGAGCGGGCACACCACCTTGCGAATCGGTAGCCGCACGGTCACCGCGCGGGACCTGGTCATCGGTGCCGACGGTATCGACTCGGTCGCGCGGGCAGGTACCGAACCCGGCCGGACTCCGGAGTACGCGGGCGATGTCGTGATCTACGGGATGACCGCGAAACCGGTGGAGTGCCCCACCGACCCCTTTGTTCTGCACTTCCACGCCGAATCCGCCGCCGGCACCCGTCCGGCCACCACCTTCGGGCATATCTGGCGGCCCGGTGCCGATGCGGCGCTGTGGTTTTTGCGTATCGAGCGGGAACCGCTCCCGCTCGCCGAGACCGGGGTCGTCCCGGCCGGCCGCTGGGCAGCGGAGGTCGCCGAGGCGGCACCTACCTCTGTGCGAGAGCTGACCGAGCTGCTGGTCGCGGCGACAGCGCAGGTCCACGTTTCCAATGCTCGCAATGTCGCGCTGACGGCCGCCGCGGCCCCGGTGACCCCGGTGATCCTGGTCGGCGACGCAGACCACGCCATCACGCCCGCGGCCGGGGTGGGGGCGCGGGAAGGTATCGAGGACATCGAAGCGGTCTACCACGCGATCGTCACCGGCGGCTCCCCGGCCGAGGCCATGATCGCCCGCCGCCGCGTGATATCCGAGGAACGGGAGCGCGTGGCCCGGCGGATGCGGGCGTGA